Proteins encoded within one genomic window of Platichthys flesus chromosome 17, fPlaFle2.1, whole genome shotgun sequence:
- the LOC133972098 gene encoding hepatic lectin-like → MAEAEVLKNIKSTRARGNTDVATPSTDEPTYCNIHYSKSQRPGSKQPAASNRRSGVTSERVALLLLSVLLAAAVTALGVTLHENTQTKKSLQKLQEEATNLTDETCQRCKNCWEPHGGKLYFFSSVNLTWNESRRQCKSMGGDLVVINSREEQRFLQTRLRGKMEFYEDRFWIGLTDSQKEGEWLWVDNTRLNTSLTFWGDHEPDDWTEEDPDGEDCLRMGEEDLVSWADKSCKSPQKSICEKPEKACG, encoded by the exons atggcTGAAGCTGAAGTTCTTAAAAATATTAAGTCCACAAGAGcaagaggaaacacagatg tggcCACACCCTCTACGGATGAACCCACTTATTGCAACATCCATTACTCAAAATCTCAGCGACCTG GCTCCAAACAACCTGCAGCATCAAACAGGCGATCGGGGGTCACATCGGAGCGAGTggccctgctgctcctcagtgtTCTCCTGGCAGCTGCTGTCACAGCTCTTGGTGTAACCC TTCATGAAAATACTCAAACCAAGAAGAGTCTCCAAAAGCTTCAAGAGGAAGCAACAAATCTCACAG ATGAAACATGTCAGAGGTGCAAGAACTGCTGGGAGCCACATGGAGGAAAGTTGTACTTCTTCTCCTCAGTTAATTTGACCTGGAATGAGAGTAGAAGACAATGCAAATCAATGGGAGGAGACCTGGTTGtgataaacagcagagaggagcag aGATTCCTGCAGACTAGACTGAGAGGAAAAATGGAATTTTATGAGGACAGGTTCTGGATCGGACTGACAGACTCACAGAAAGAGGGTGAATGGCTTTGGGTGGACAACACACGACTGAATACAAG tttgacattttggggtGACCACGAGCCAGACgactggacagaggaggatcCTGATGGAGAGGACTGTTTGAGGATGGGGGAGGAAGACCTGGTGTCCTGGGCTGATAAATCCTGCAAATCGCCTCAAAAAAGTATTTGTGAGAAACCAGAAAAAGCATGTGGCTGA